One Elephas maximus indicus isolate mEleMax1 chromosome X, mEleMax1 primary haplotype, whole genome shotgun sequence DNA segment encodes these proteins:
- the CHST7 gene encoding carbohydrate sulfotransferase 7, whose amino-acid sequence MKSRRRRRREYCKFALLLVLYTLVLLLVPSVLDGGRDGDKGAGHCMGLQGSLGVWSLEAAAAGEREQGAEARPAAEGGAGESPGSRGNLSGAVGETVSREKQHIYVHATWRTGSSFLGELFNQHPDVFYLYEPMWHLWQALYPGDAESLQGALRDMLRSLFRCDFSVLRLYAPLGDPAARAPGAANLTTAALFRWRTNKVICSPPLCPSAPRARAEVGLVEDTACERSCPPVALRALEAECRKYPVVVIKDVRLLDLGVLVPLLRDPGLNLKVVQLFRDPRAVHNSRLKSRQGLLRESIQVLRTRQRGDRFHRVLLAHGVGARPGGSSRAQPAASRTDFFLTGALEVICEAWLRDLLFARGAPSWLRRRYLRLRYEDLVRQPRAQLRRVLHFAGLRALAALDAFAMNMTRGAAYGADRPFHLSARDAREAVHAWRERLSREQVRQVEAACAPAMRLLAYPRSGEEGVAEPPKDLEISLEMEAEGAT is encoded by the coding sequence ATGAAGAGCCGCAGGCGGCGACGCCGGGAGTACTGCAAGTTTGCGCTGTTGCTGGTGCTCTACACGCTGGTGCTGCTCCTAGTCCCCTCCGTGCTGGACGGCGGGCGCGACGGGGACAAGGGCGCCGGGCACTGCATGGGCCTGCAGGGCAGCCTGGGAGTGTGGAGCCTGGAAGCGGCGGCGGCCGGTGAACGCGAGCAGGGTGCAGAGGCGCGGCCCGCTGCTGAAGGGGGCGCGGGTGAGTCCCCCGGGTCCCGGGGCAACCTCAGCGGCGCCGTCGGGGAGACGGTGTCTCGCGAGAAGCAGCACATCTACGTACATGCCACCTGGCGCACGGGCTCATCTTTCCTGGGCGAACTCTTTAACCAGCACCCGGACGTTTTCTACTTGTACGAGCCAATGTGGCACCTATGGCAGGCGCTGTATCCGGGAGACGCCGAGAGCCTACAGGGCGCGCTGCGTGACATGTTGCGCTCGCTCTTCCGCTGCGACTTCTCTGTGCTGAGGCTATATGCGCCGCTGGGAGACCCCGCCGCGCGAGCCCCGGGTGCAGCCAACCTCACCACGGCCGCCCTCTTTCGCTGGCGGACCAATAAGGTTATCTGCTCGCCGCCTTTGTGCCCCAGCGCACCCCGAGCCCGCGCCGAGGTCGGCCTCGTGGAGGACACCGCCTGCGAGCGCAGCTGCCCTCCCGTGGCACTGCGTGCCCTGGAGGCTGAGTGCCGCAAGTACCCGGTGGTGGTCATCAAGGACGTGCGCCTCCTGGACCTGGGTGTGTTGGTCCCACTGCTGCGTGACCCAGGACTCAACCTCAAGGTAGTGCAGCTTTTCCGCGACCCGCGGGCTGTGCACAATTCGCGCCTGAAGTCTAGGCAGGGGCTGCTGCGCGAGAGCATCCAGGTGCTGCGCACCCGCCAGAGGGGCGACCGCTTCCACCGCGTGCTGCTGGCGCACGGCGTGGGCGCTCGCCCTGGGGGCTCGTCCCGCGCGCAGCCCGCCGCCTCACGCACCGATTTCTTCCTGACTGGCGCGCTCGAAGTGATCTGTGAAGCATGGCTGCGCGACCTGCTTTTTGCGCGCGGTGCGCCCTCCTGGCTGCGGCGCCGCTACTTGAGGCTGCGCTACGAGGACCTGGTGCGGCAGCCGCGCGCCCAGCTGCGCCGCGTACTGCACTTCGCCGGGCTGCGCGCGCTCGCCGCGCTCGACGCCTTTGCGATGAACATGACGCGCGGCGCGGCCTATGGCGCGGACCGGCCCTTTCACCTGTCGGCGCGTGACGCCCGCGAGGCAGTGCACGCCTGGAGGGAGCGCCTGAGCCGAGAGCAGGTGCGCCAGGTGGAGGCCGCCTGCGCCCCAGCCATGCGTCTGCTGGCCTACCCCCGCAGCGGAGAGGAGGGCGTCGCGGAGCCGCCAAAAGACTTGGAGATATCGCTGGAGATGGAGGCCGAGGGCGCCACGTAG